In Actinomycetota bacterium, one genomic interval encodes:
- a CDS encoding shikimate dehydrogenase, producing MKDSFCRDSRKRQVKMVKINGRTKLVGIVGDPVAHTLSPVMHNAAFQALDLNWSYLPFHVEEDGFNDFIKWATTIENLVGLNVTMPYKEKVKPLLDELTPQAEILGAVNTIHFQEGRLIGHNTDGRGFLVSLKKDGRRDPSGKRALVIGAGGAAKSVAISLAIAGAKEIFIVNRTKDKAGRLAELVAKSFNCPAFGFDFSDDLKERVQASELIVNATPLGMLTNEVPQFFEHVTEKNFVYDLTYSPKEPKLLSLAKSKGASGIDGIGMLLYQGAAAFEIWAHLDPPVSVMKRALMDSLKKKGV from the coding sequence TTGAAGGATTCATTTTGCAGAGATTCCAGAAAGAGGCAAGTTAAGATGGTCAAGATCAACGGCAGGACCAAACTGGTGGGCATAGTGGGCGATCCGGTTGCTCACACCCTATCTCCTGTCATGCATAACGCCGCTTTTCAGGCACTCGATCTCAACTGGTCTTATCTTCCCTTCCATGTCGAGGAGGATGGTTTTAACGACTTCATAAAATGGGCCACGACCATAGAGAACTTGGTCGGGCTCAATGTGACCATGCCGTATAAGGAGAAAGTAAAGCCGCTCTTGGATGAACTGACTCCTCAGGCGGAGATACTGGGGGCGGTCAATACCATACATTTTCAAGAAGGAAGACTGATAGGTCACAACACCGATGGTCGGGGTTTTCTGGTCAGCCTAAAGAAGGATGGCCGAAGGGATCCTTCCGGCAAACGCGCCCTGGTGATCGGGGCCGGAGGAGCCGCCAAATCGGTCGCCATAAGTCTGGCCATCGCCGGGGCTAAGGAGATATTCATTGTAAACAGAACAAAAGACAAAGCGGGTAGGCTGGCAGAACTGGTAGCCAAGAGCTTCAATTGCCCGGCCTTCGGCTTTGATTTCTCCGATGATCTAAAAGAGAGAGTCCAAGCGAGCGAATTGATTGTGAACGCCACGCCCTTAGGGATGCTCACCAATGAAGTTCCCCAATTTTTTGAGCACGTAACGGAGAAGAACTTCGTTTATGATCTGACCTATTCGCCAAAGGAGCCAAAGCTTTTGAGTCTGGCGAAATCCAAGGGAGCGAGCGGCATCGATGGCATAGGCATGCTATTATATCAAGGGGCCGCGGCCTTTGAGATATGGGCTCACTTGGATCCACCGGTGAGCGTGATGAAGAGGGCTTTGATGGATTCTTTGAAGAAAAAGGGAGTTTAA